The genomic interval AGGGAGTATTGTGGACCATAGGGACATTGGCATCATCGAATCATTATTCAAGGTGACAGCACATGTAGATAAGTGGTGAAGAATCATACGGGATACTCGGCTTCCTTTGCCAGGATATATGGTATAAGAGTATAAAGTTAAAGTAGAGCTTTGTACATCATTtgttaggccacatatggagtactgAATGCAATTCCGGTAAGCACACAATAGGAAGAACGCCATTTCAATGTCGAAGGTTCAGAGCAGATTCACCACGATGTTACCTGAAGTGGAGAGTTTCAGTAGCGATAAGAGACTGGAGAGTCTGAGCTTAGTTTCCTTGGaacgaaggaggttgagggagacGAGACTGAGAAATACAAAATTAAGCTGATCATAGACTGGCTAGATAGTAGGAAAGTTTTCCCCATAACAGACATGTCCAAGACATGTTGAAGTTGAAAGGGAATTTGAGAGAATTCTTTCAGCCAGAAGATTTTGGTCATTTGGAATGCGTTGCTTGCGTGGGTGGTGGAAATGGGTATCGATCAGCACTTAGCAAATATTTGGGTGAGttcttgaattgccaaagcatagaagacAACGTGTAAATCGAATTAGTGTAGATGCATATTTGATGGTCGACGTGGACGTGATGGGcaacaaagggcctgtatctgtgctctgtgactcgatGACCTTCTTGAGTCACCACAGTGAATGTGGTGACAGTACACTCATGCACGAATTCTGGGATCTTGCCAGTGAGTACATTGAGATGGTTATATGTTTCTCGTCAGAATGCTCTGGCTGGAAGGAATCTTTGCTAGCTCTATGATGTTATACTTCGTAGGAGATGCATGAATGTTATGCATCTGTTGTGATCCACCTGGGTTACATATTCTCTTGAAGCAGCTGGAgggagttgctgcaatgcattcaTTTGAGGGTAGAGTGAATATTTTAGATATATCTGATGAGTAAACAAACAGGAAGCTTTGTTCCGATAgtataatactttttaaatgttgttgatgttacACGCTTATGCAAGTTAATATTCTTCAACTTCATTCACAATATGGACCAGTACTTTGCAGGTGGTGAAAAAGTTATGTGAAATCATGAAGTGAGACTGCCATTGCTACGTATCAGTCTATCGTTTTACGTATATTTGTCTAGCTGACTTGGTTAAATTCCTGATCAGTAATGAAACTCATGATGTTACTGGATGTAATATGACTGAATTCAAGAGAGCGTGGACATCCTTCTGCTTTAGCTGGTGGCCAATACCCAGTAGTTGCCATgattgaatgccatttgtcaTGGCATACTTGCAAAGCATTGGTCTGGAATTACTGCATGTGGACACTAATTGCTGCAGTGGAATTCTGAACATAAGTTAATAGTCCGTGATCATTAGCAGTTATCCACATTTACAAGGACTGGTGAAATTCCTGGAGATAAGTAGTCAGACCTCCCATCAAATCTGATATCACATGGATTTCAATAGAAATTTAGGATTGTGCATATAAAGCAGGGTTTATAATTATTTTGATTCAGTTCAATGTCACTTTtagaatatttttattcttttaggATGCTTGCTAATGACTTTGTTGAAAGTTTCGATCTTTAAAAATCACTTTATTTAAAGTTGCTTTTAGAAGCTTCTATATTTCAAAGTCATCCAACAGCTATACAAAAACAAAACCTGGAAAATATGACAGATGGTAAATTTACCGCCCATCTCAACTTCAGGGGAGTCTCGTGAGCCGTGGTGTCTGAGTTACTTTAGATAAGCAGAAAAATATTTCGGTATCTAGACCTAAACAGAGGAGCACTGAGACCATGAATGCCAAGTTCAGATGGCAGCACTGGATCAGCAAGATTCggtctgtttgcattttttcagaACCTGTTCACTTACCACACTTACTGTCATTTGCTTCTAAATAAAATAGTTAGTGCATGCCTTCCTTTCCAAAATAGACCATCTTGAACTTATTTGGAGCTGAAGTTCAAACAAGTATTCCCAAACACTTTCGTCAGTTCTCTGCATGAAGATGTTCACCGAAAATTACTTCATCAATACATAGGAGGATAATTCTTGTGCTGGTTAACATGCCTACGACTTCTGCGCCACCTGAATTCGCCAGATAAATTGGCTGCAGAACTAAACCATCTGTGAATCTTGACCAGTGACAAAAATGAATGCACGATGGTCGTAAGTTCACAGAATCTAGCAAACACGCAGCGATTTGGAATGATGTCATCGAATAAAACCACTGGTAACTGCTAAAGAAGTAAACGAGCATGTCTTTAATCGCGAATTGGTGACTTCAGTTTATATTATATAGTCGACGGAAATCACGTGGTCGCAATAAAGATTTGGGTGTTAATGAAAACTATAAATTTAGTGGTATTCCACTAATTAATGCTATGCATACGAACAttattgttttcaacaagttcttTAAAGTGGTacgtttctcttccctcagacgCCGGCAAAccaactgagttcttctagcattttctgcctttctaTCAAGAGTTCCAACACTTCCTATTTCCACATTCGAGTTTGCTTATTTGGGTAATCACCCAGATACCTGTCCGTTCGAAAACTTGAACGACTCAATAAAATCAAGTGATAATTCCTTCTTGAATCCACAGAGATAATTTTGCTTCCTAGACTCGCAATCAAGAGCTAACGACTGAAAATGCAAGAAAGAACTACATACGTGTGTCATAAATGGAATGGCATCCTTCAGCCCAGCATGCTCATTGCAGTTATCTTTCCCCCTCATTGTTCATGAGTTTATTCAAACTTTGTCTTTAATATATTAATTCGTACATCAATTCCGAGAACTCGGATTGAAATAACAGTAACCAGAACAGAAAAGAAATATCCACAGGCTGAAAGAAATTTTAATTGTACAACTATAAACACAACAATTCCACATAACTTTAAGTACTTGTAGCTTTAAGAAACGAACAGAATCCTGATTGGTCGAATATCAATGAGCTTCTCCACCAATTGGGAGCTGAGATGCGATTAGTGATCCGAACAGCTCCCTTCACGACACAGCAACCATCACGTCAGATCAGACACAGTGAAAACGGGATATCCAGCAGCTCCGTGGCATTTTTGTAAGAATGATCTCGCAACTCAACGCAGAATGCGAGTATATAAATGAAATATTTCGAGATTCGCAAAAGGTACGAATATTTTCTGTATCGCTTTTGTTCTAGTTAACGCCGAGTCGCTGCTGAAAGAACAATGAAGAAAATAGTCAGGGCCTGAATCCATTGGAATGACTTCGACTggcaatgaaatataaaatatattggtTGCTAAAATGCCAATTGTTGTGCTGTCTGTTCTGCTCGTGGGGTATTGTGTCTGGGCAGATTCGTTATTCTGTTCCTGAAGAACTGCAACTGGGAGCCTTTGTTGGGAAAATCGCAGCCGATTTAGGTTTCGATGTCAAGCAGCTGAAGGCTCGCAGTTTGCGGATCGCGCCCAGTCCAAGGAAACAGTATTTCGACGTAAATTTGGAGAATGGGGTTTTATTTATGAAGGAAATAATCGACAGGGAACTGCTTTGTGGCTCGAACCTCGATTGCCGCTTATCGTTCGATGTTGTGCTTGAAAACCCCCTGAATTTGTACCGGGTTGAAGTGGAGATTCTCGATGTAAACGATAATGCTCCCAGTTTCCCAAAAAGCCAGTTTCGCCTTGAAATCTCGGAGTATGCAGCAGCGGGAATGCGATTTCCTCTTGAATCGGCACTGGATCCGGACATTGGCACTAACGCCTTGCAAACCTACCAGCTGCAGCCGAACGAATATTTTGCTCTGGATGTACAAATGCGCAGTGGGAAGGGCAAGTGGCCAGTATTGTTGCTACAGAAGCCTTTGGACAGAGAAATAATGTCAACACATAGTTTAACGTTAACAGCCAAGGACGGCGGTTTGCCTCCAAGATCGGGAACGGTTCAGATTATAGTCATAGTGAAGGATATAAACGACAATGCACCTGTTTTCTCTCAGTCTGTTTATAAAGTCAGTCTATTGGAATCTTCACCGAAAGGGACCCTGATTATCACATTGAACGCCACTGACCTGGATGATGGCCTCAATGGCGAGATAATATATTCTTTCCGTGGCCATATCTCTTCTAATGCCCGTAAACTTTTTGATCTGAACTCCAAAACTGGTGAAATAAGACTCAAAGGGAACTTGGACTATGAAGAAAGCAATGTCTTTGAGATCAACATACAGGCGATGGATAAGGGATCAGGCGCTATACCGGAGTACTGTGACGTATTGGTTGAAGTTGTCGATGTGAATGATAACGCACCGGAGATAACATTGGGGTCTTCGTCAACGACTGTTTCGGAAGACGATCCCTTAGGGACTGTAGTAGCTCTGTTCAATGCAGAAGACAGAGATTCCGGACAAAATGGTCATGTGGAATGTCAACTTTCTAATCAACTACCCTTTAAGCTAGATTCATCTTTAAAAAACTATTACAGAATTCTTGTACAACATCTACTAGACCGCGAAAACAACCCCAAGTATGATATTACTATAATATGTACGGATGCGGGGGAGACTCCCCTCACTTCCAAGAAAACCATCCGGGTAGAGGTTTCAGATATAAATGATAATGCACCAAGGTTTGCTCACCCGGTATACACGGCAAATGTTATGGAAAACAACGTTATTGGGGCTTCCATATTTTCCCTGACGGCCTTCGATCCAGATGTTGGAGAAAATGCCCGACTGAACTTTTCTATCCTGGGGTCTCAGGTTCAGAATACCTCGATAACCTCATATGTCTCAATTAATTCAGCTAATGGTGTCATATATGCTCGGAGAACATATGACTACGAGCAATTGAAAAACTTCCAGATGCAAGTTCAAGTGTGGGATTCTGGTGCACCAGCACTCTACAGTAATGCCTCAGTAAATGTTGTTATCCTTGATCAGAATGATAATGCCCCAGTGATTACACATCCTCTACCCGAATATGGGTCAACAGCAACAGAAACACTATCCAGGTTCACAGAACCAGGGTCCTTGCTTGTAAAGGTATCGGCCACTGACGCCGACTCTGGTCAAAATTCTCGACTCTCTTATCAGATTTTTCAGGCCACCCATCATAATCTTTTTACTATTTCCGCAGACACTGGCGAAATATGGACTATCCGTCGGATTTTGAGCAAGGATGCCTCTAATCAAAGGCTGGTGATTGTGGTAAAAGATAATGGAATTCCATCACTCTCTGCCACTGTGACAATTGTATTATTTGTGGTTGGGGCTGAGAGTGAAACGTTCTCCAGTGTCAGCAGTTCATCCTCAGATCCGAGATTCACTCCTGAACTGAGCCTTGCCTTGGTTATAGCCTTGGGAATAACATCTAGCGTTTTCCTCATAATTTTAGTCATCCTCGCCGTTAAAGTTCACAAAAGCAGGAATGGTATGGGATACCAGCATCATTCCTTAAGTACTTTTTGTTGCTTTGAAACAAGAAATTCTTTGAATGGAATTCAGAAGGCCAGCAAAAGCCTTCAGATACCACCAAACTATGTTGAGGTATTTGGGGGCGACCCTCTCTCCCAGCGTTTCCGCTACGAGTCATGTTCGACATTGCAGTCTACCAAGAGAGATTTCACCGACCCCAACAGGAGTAAGTCTTCTGCAGACAAAAATTTTGTGCTGAACGAATCTATCGTAAAAGGCGGTGTTGCAATGGCGAATTCTGAGAAGTACAGCGTTCCTGAGGTGAGGCGATTGTAAACAGAGAAGAAAACACTTGCAGGTTTGATTTGAAAGCACGAGTATTTTGGTGAACCACCAGTATATTAACGTAAACAGGATGAATGGTGCTTCTTAAAGGAAaattctgttttctgtgctacaTGTTTCTAGACTTCGGTTTTGTCCAGTGGTGATTCTTTCAAGAATAATGATTAAATATAATTCATATATATCACCAAACAGCTTTTAATTAATATTCTGGAAATCGACATGGTTTTGTGGTATTTTTAATTCTTCCTTCTAATTCTCTTATCTCAAGGTCAATTGGTAACACATCAGTCTTtaagacccaaacagtctttgcAGTCGAGGGGATAATTGGGTTGCAATCCTTCCAATCGAATTCATTGTGCTCTGTGCTCACAGTGTGGTTTCCTTTACCATGGGGAATACAAACGTATACTGAGTGCATAATTCTTCTCTCCAGTTCTTTCGGGTACCTCGAGCTTTCAATCTCTcttcactttaattctgcattccACCCCCGTTCTTCATGGGCCCTTAAACTCTGAATGAAGCTTCGCGTAAAATCGAGGAAAAGCATTTCATCCGCCACCCAGGCACATCTCCGCCTTCGGATTTAATAtgcaattcaacaatttcacagaGCTACCCTTTTGTTTTTTGTAACAGAACCGACCAATGTTGATACGTGGAGATCCATTTGCAACGCACACTggatttttctctctacagatgctcttCATCGACTTACTACTTCCAGCagacttttgtttcagatttccggcaaccgctttactctgtactttatCATTCCAACATTGCATTTGTAATACCCTCTAAATACCTTCATTTATAGGCTAAGTGGAGGcatataaattcctccatacggcTCTTAGGCGGCAGTGAAAGCATTGATGTCACTAACACAATCAAGGCCTTTCTTTGTCCTATCACAGAGATGTCCTTTGCTTTGTGAacacaccaccccacaccccaaccaACGATAGCACCCAAACTATGTGCACCTGAAAATATGCttggttttctcacttttccattgcAGACCAAAGGGCATTGAACCTAAAAATTTACAATTTTCCCCTCTCCATACATACAGCCTTCCATGTTGAGTATCCCCAAGATTTCCTGGTCGTTCTTTTAGATACAGTTTACGGGTTGAAAATGTGTTCTAGACACCTGtacaaagcaacaaaaaaaacatgtttttattGTGTCACTGCACGACTGAAAGAGTTATGTACAGTCCAGTATAGGGTCTTTTAGAGGCGGTAGTGTTTGGAGGAATGATTTCCTTGGGGTGGACGTAACATATTTCCGCTATTTCGGAGAAAACCAGAGGTGATATCCATGGTGAATATACTCAGcggttttttaaaacaaaaaaaaagcattttatgtTGCcagtatcacattgctgtttggagAACTGGTTGTGCACATATTGCCAGCAATGATCAGTAATACAGAAGTTAGCTGTTGGTTGGAAAATGCACCGGGATGTCCTATAGGATCGTGAAAATGTAAAGCTCTTTCAACTGGAGCAGTATTGAATAACGTTGAGGTCGTCTGTATTCTTAGCGTTGAGACGTTAATGTCAAAATGCTCTGCGCATGCAGTTAAACATACAGTACAGAACACTTGCCTGCAACATAATTGACTTCCAGTACAGTAATCTTACGGGGCTGGGTGCCACAATTCCACACATAATCATCCGTAAATTTCTTTAGATTCAGGTCATTCCATTTTGAAATGCTTGTCTTTAACTAGTGTTTGGAAATAGGTGTCACTAAGTCAGTAATTTCTTTTTTGCTCAGCGATAATTGCCCTGGTGCACGTTGTTCTGAAGGACCCTCCTGTCCCATCATGAGCGGAGTAGAAGAGTGCTCTCACTTTAATGTCTTGGAGTGAGTTCCATGGTTTTAACTCAGTGGTTATGAAGGAACAATGACATGGCTTCAAGCAGGGTAATGTGACACGAATTTGTGGTGCTGTCACTGCACTGTTACTCGTGAAGCTCTTGGTTCGAGAGTGTGAAACCTTGGAAATGTTTCTGAAGTGGTATCAGTGATTTCTGGTCGTGCATTCTGTGGCAGACTGCATGAATATCTAAAGTATTTTATGCACTGCGAATCAGCCTGGAAGATTTGTTCTGGACACTATGCAACTTCCTGTGTGTTGTTGAATTTAACTATAaaagcaaatggagaatattccaacaAAATTCTGATTACCTCCTTCGTAGCGGTGGAGATGCTACGGAGAACTTCCAAAGCCCATAGAAACCAAAGATGTGGTCTCCTTTCGCAGTCAGAGTAGGTACGTAGCCAGTTCAAATGTTTCTGATAAATTGTGAGATTTAACTGAAGATGACATGGGATTTTGTCATCCTGTTATTTCCTTATGTACTCATTGTTCTGCTAATCAAGCTGAAGGTTTTGATCTGAATGACGTTGAGAATTCTGGGTGTTGTTAAAGTAAGACGTCCAGGTATTTGGAAAATATACAAGCAAAATACTGATTTGGGACTTCGAAGTGGCAGAAGACCAGATGAACACCTTGAAAGCCAACTTCTGGTGTCCTGTCATAACCATAGTACTTATGTTGCTAGTTCAGTCGTTTCTAATACATGGTGAAACCCATATTAATATGAGGTTGATTCACTGATGGTGGTGTGATTTAATTCGAGGAGAAATGGTTATCATACCTGTTGCTAAGGATGGCCAAAGCCGAGCAATTGTGTTATCTATGAATGTTACCTCAGTTAAAAGTCAAAGCATCAACATTGTGTAGACATTGTTCCAAGTGGGTACGGATTGCCTCCTTATCTGAATATATATATCAGCATCGTGTGGTCAGCAGGAAACTTTCCCATACATAATATTGTGCTGATATTTGATGAAGTGTCGGGGATGGAAGAGTCCACGCAGagtcccaaggaattcctgtagagATGCTTTGCTTTTGGGATTAGCAGACTTCAACGATCAAAGTTATGCAAGGCCAGTGTTTTACCCATCCCACGTTGCCCTTGAAAATGTGGCGGAGAAACATATTCATGAACCAATGTGGTCCTTGTGCTGATGGATCTCTCGTAAAGCTATTGCCTcagaagttccaagatttagatcctgtatcagtgaaggaatggtgatgtatgATTCATAGTAAAAGTTAGTAATATAGCAGTAATTACACCAGAAATTTTTAAAGTGCCTGAGAGAATATTGATTTCCGAGTCAGTAGATTAGTATTGTGTAAATTAATCCTGCGATCATTTCTGGAGTAATGCCTATAGATCTGGTCTAATATCAGGACAGTAAAGTGATTCAATGGTAGACATGATGGCAATCTGGTTTAGATTTTTAAACAAAGGCAATCACATCAGCTTTTGCTTCAGAAAAAAGCTATGGAGAGCATTTGCATGCAAGCCCTTAAATTATGAAAAGCAATTGATAAAATCAAAGTTACTTGGTTATTTCT from Pristis pectinata isolate sPriPec2 chromosome 4, sPriPec2.1.pri, whole genome shotgun sequence carries:
- the LOC127569075 gene encoding protocadherin-10-like isoform X6: MKYKIYWLLKCQLLCCLFCSWGIVSGQIRYSVPEELQLGAFVGKIAADLGFDVKQLKARSLRIAPSPRKQYFDVNLENGVLFMKEIIDRELLCGSNLDCRLSFDVVLENPLNLYRVEVEILDVNDNAPSFPKSQFRLEISEYAAAGMRFPLESALDPDIGTNALQTYQLQPNEYFALDVQMRSGKGKWPVLLLQKPLDREIMSTHSLTLTAKDGGLPPRSGTVQIIVIVKDINDNAPVFSQSVYKVSLLESSPKGTLIITLNATDLDDGLNGEIIYSFRGHISSNARKLFDLNSKTGEIRLKGNLDYEESNVFEINIQAMDKGSGAIPEYCDVLVEVVDVNDNAPEITLGSSSTTVSEDDPLGTVVALFNAEDRDSGQNGHVECQLSNQLPFKLDSSLKNYYRILVQHLLDRENNPKYDITIICTDAGETPLTSKKTIRVEVSDINDNAPRFAHPVYTANVMENNVIGASIFSLTAFDPDVGENARLNFSILGSQVQNTSITSYVSINSANGVIYARRTYDYEQLKNFQMQVQVWDSGAPALYSNASVNVVILDQNDNAPVITHPLPEYGSTATETLSRFTEPGSLLVKVSATDADSGQNSRLSYQIFQATHHNLFTISADTGEIWTIRRILSKDASNQRLVIVVKDNGIPSLSATVTIVLFVVGAESETFSSVSSSSSDPRFTPELSLALVIALGITSSVFLIILVILAVKVHKSRNGMGYQHHSLSTFCCFETRNSLNGIQKASKSLQIPPNYVEVFGGDPLSQRFRYESCSTLQSTKRDFTDPNRSKSSADKNFVLNESIVKGGVAMANSEKYSVPEVKQPNTDWRLSQTHRAELNSSQYLEEEGVQREIQCEVQREVQRDVQREVPRDVQCDVPRNVQRDLQRDVHCDVQHVAENDPGGPRKPMCARPPAIPAGRDGWTLPRTAPRMQLQMTLGTHVPGTLRSQYLFPREPCTPGARISNSNVEFSAFPIGSLHCPWAANQTRDHRGLTHPGSRRPELDTEACGEIPCSPSSLRLSTQRLHSRDHHHALRQVNN